A stretch of DNA from Manihot esculenta cultivar AM560-2 chromosome 7, M.esculenta_v8, whole genome shotgun sequence:
aaattgaataatataATCCAAAAAGGAATTATTTTCCATAATTTTCttcaattattataataaggaTACAAATTATTGGGCTGCTTATCAATAATGCTAATGCAAGaatgttttatttaattacattaaaagTGAATCCAGAGAGTTTCTATCCAAGAGCTCAAACTCAACTAAGCAATAAGTGAATTGCAATGTACCATATATTCACAAGTGCCTAAAAGGTTAATACTTCACCGCACCAATACCTTCACCAGCGCAAAAAAATAATGCAAGGCTTTATTGAATTTGAATAAACAACAGATTGCCAGTATTATACTCGTAGCAAAATGAGAGTACATATTATGCATAATCAATTCAGGAAAACTAACTATACATCAAAATCAAACAAATTGTATCAATATCATAATAATCCATGGCAAAATCCAATGCACCAGCAACTAAAAACCAAATCAACAACCATAATTTACTAGAAGCAGCATATTTAAATGTGAAACTGGCCTTAAAATTGCAATACCACACCATATGCACAGTGGATGAAAACTGGCCGATTCTGTGCTCTCTTCCGGCAAGCCCACTTCACAGCTGATTCGATATCCCCTGGCTGAGGTGCCCTTGTATCCCAAGTTGGGATACACAAATAAGGATGCCCTTTGAACTCCGATTTTCTGGGAAGTTCACAAGTACAATCTATAATAGCAGGGTCACCAGGAGGCAATTTCTCAGGTGAATAAGGCCACCCACCGACATACACACCCTCACAAATCTCATGGTAAGGCTCCTCACCACTGGTCAATCTGCGCAGGATTGAAAAGATTCTAACCAAAACCAAGTACGGACTGAACATGATAATTGACCAAATTGGGATACTCCCATCTGGGTTTTTGCCTAAAAGCATAGGAAGATTGATAGATGGGTGAGAAGCTAAAGATACAAGTAAACAAATCAATGAACCATACAAGAAAGGTATTGATAACAAAGTGAAACCAAGGATTCTAAGGTATGAAAAGAAGATGAACAGTACTGTTGCTTGAATTCCCACCAAGATTGATATACCCACACCCATTTTTTTCCTCTTTGTTTTACTGAATACTACTACAGATGCAAATCAGAAACCAAACTAGGCAAACTGATCAGTGGTTAAAAAGAGTCGTTAATTGAAACAAGATTTCAAAATGCTTcccataatttaaaataaaaggaatCTTGTAATTCATCAAATTTTCTGCTAATATCAGTATCACTGATATactctttttaaattttgtttaattaataaaataatttcttaatttaaattttatatttttatagattagttcttaattattataattattaataaatttttatatttataaattaatttctctatttattaaattttagtattttatatgtaaaaaataataaaataaaaatgaaataagagTATGctgttttcatttaat
This window harbors:
- the LOC110618565 gene encoding uncharacterized protein YnbD, yielding MGVGISILVGIQATVLFIFFSYLRILGFTLLSIPFLYGSLICLLVSLASHPSINLPMLLGKNPDGSIPIWSIIMFSPYLVLVRIFSILRRLTSGEEPYHEICEGVYVGGWPYSPEKLPPGDPAIIDCTCELPRKSEFKGHPYLCIPTWDTRAPQPGDIESAVKWACRKRAQNRPVFIHCAYGHGRSVAVTCALLVALGMVEDWKMAEKFIKEKRPYIQMNALHREALEEWSKNRLSSPSLRGGMK